In Capsicum annuum cultivar UCD-10X-F1 chromosome 11, UCD10Xv1.1, whole genome shotgun sequence, one genomic interval encodes:
- the LOC107847414 gene encoding trans-Golgi network-localized SYP41-interacting protein 1 isoform X4, translating into MSEKQVRDGSTSDENVGVSPAALNPVDVANLNGGVSVAAAVYEENDTKDARMTEDGGREDMFVDCPDVIEGPETPRYVEESNNAQDTQLEGLSNGAPDLDLKAEVEHLRKMLNDSATEKDRIAREAEEERAASMFELTRLNNQFKDLVDTRSLPNNDDGELVENLHHSEAVVKDLASGASLHEVVTDVSKSLKEVLDDRVQAESRIRELNDMIHMKNQEIDALNSKISEFSMARDVALSHLNSEQENSAHLSVVQLEKEHHMTEIANDILASLASMVPQEEFSDDSVTGKMYHIKNRISFLVEKYNVFLFKVDQLRCSLIEVAPDHNMQDEMGVLVVARDILAEFRTREVNLYQHLSFLSDENGKLSEELNKHKLMVENANSEITKLNAEIEQERTRYANTKEKLSLAVTKGKALVQQRDALKQSLSEKASELERYQIELKEKSNSLEAAEQTKDLLGRSENLAASLQEALIQKEMILQKCEEILSKAIGSEQFQSTDTVQKVKWLADEMNALNETSLQLQRVAASLSLFDLPQSVQSNGPDAQVAWLLESFHLSKEELRILHEQMREAKEAANNEIGQLTVALVVEAQHKSYLQEELEDLNHKYAVLAQKEQQASMDKDRIISMLLEASKINSHDQELVYQSQSDMTLLIKKCIENIKEESSASLESHKHQFESFEQIQSNLYIRDLELRLYGQALAEEMSDKADFNRLSHHSVKVTEELCALKEEKESLEKSLEQYADKVSLLREKLSMAVKKGKGLVQEREKLKGALDEKSAEIEKLKSDFHLQESLSNDHRLQIDKLSAEMDRIPQLEADLVSMKDQRDQLEQFLEERNNMLQKVIESLDGIVLPADLGFQDHIEKVKWISGYLRESQTAKMEVEQELGRVKDEASSLANQLLEVQKTIKSLEDASSAANNNISQLLEDKKELEAAMGLLQKELEKAMEEASAKAVEFENVFADRKSIEDALFLAEKNALVLKNEKEEALHGKDAAESELQKIKEEFSFHTNKLKMADETIQSLEDALVLAEKNVSLLTEDNKRVQVGRADLENEINKLKGDTDIQNSKLSDASMTVKSLEDALLNSEHKISNLVKEKKNAEEENVVLTSKLDACMQELAGSQGSIETKVLVLSTHLSRLQLLLRDEVLFSSVRKTFEEKFESLKDMDLLLKEIWDSLSEVYPEVLPDSPTKDDSSFSIPSVSVFNDALNEEVANGEPSATDGDNITFHIGKIVDGFQLRNKILAENIGSYSRLMDDLIKAILKKLELTKSKTLPLIELTESLKQNVSNAEVGRLAQENTIQLLERDLKVLLSAFKDATNELALTQNRLSELGFHFDLEKLKETSPEQLAKFGEDAIVHHQLEFDSSQSARTAEKQLTARQNHHLVEQFKPAVNAMVGTIKDLQVKLEESNNTCVKVLEEKEILQERISVLKTNLEELNDLCNEMKLKLEDYQAKEDSIKEKEAELLSLNARNSLNFQEAEDLTLSASHKRSLFDKLNGIETLVGTDLGDAEAYDSPDVRKLFYVVDTFPGLQLQMSLLSREKKELQSGVDKQVLQIEHLKEEIEAHIRDEEDYEKMKNELLEFTIGLENIIQKLGSNNLVDLQKETQVTGFLPVLDKLVVSKVLESENLKAKTEELLADLHGTQKVVEDLSSKVKSLESSNQLKVAPLEINQERGIFEAASLPTQSEISEVQDVVPLSKNLASSSVTSAAHVRTLRKGSADQLAINIGSESERLINDEEADQEKGHAFKSLNTSGLIPGQGKKFADRIDGIWVSSSRALMSHPRGRLSLIAYCLFLHIWLLGSIF; encoded by the exons ATGTCAGAAAAGCAGGTCAGAGATGGTTCCACATCTGATGAAAATGTTGGGGTTTCACCAGCTGCTCTTAATCCG GTGGATGTTGCGAATCTAAATGGTGGGGTTTCAGTTGCTGCAGCAGTGTATGAAGAGAATGATACAAAAGATGCAAGAATGACAGAAGATGGGGGAAGGGAGGACATGTTTGTTGATTGCCCTGATGTCATAGAAGGTCCTGAAACTCCGCGGTATGTAGAAGAGAGCAATAATGCACAGGATACCCAACTGGAAGGATTGAGCAACGGAGCACCTGATCTGGACTTGAAAGCTGAGGTAGAACACTTACGCAAAATGCTAAATGACAGTGCTACTGAAAAAGATCGTATTGCTCGAGAAGCTGAG GAAGAAAGAGCAGCATCTATGTTTGAACTCACTCGCCTAAACAATCAATTCAAGGATCTGGTTGATACTCGATCACTGCCAAATAACGATGATGGTGAGTTAGTTGAGAATCTTCACCATAGTGAAGCAGTAGTCAAGGATTTGGCCTCTGGTGCCTCATTGCATGAGGtggtaacagatgtctccaagtCTCTTAAAGAAGTTCTGGATGACCGTGTTCAGGCTGAGAGCAGAATCAGAGAACTTAATGACATGATACATATgaagaatcaagaaattgatgccCTCAACTCAAAGATATCCGAGTTTTCAATGGCCCGGGATGTTGCTCTTTCTCATTTAAATTCAGAACAAGAAAATTCTGCTCACTTGTCTGTGGTTCAACTTGAGAAGGAGCATCATATGACAGAGATTGCTAATGACATCTTAGCTTCGCTTGCTTCAATGGTTCCTCAAGAAGAATTCTCTGATGATTCTGTTACAGGAAAAATGTATCATATCAAGAATAGGATCTCATTCTTAGTTGAGAAGTATAACGTTTTCCTTTTCAAAGTTGACCAACTTAGATGTAGCTTAATTGAAGTTGCACCAGACCACAATATGCAGGATGAAATGGGGGTATTGGTGGTTGCACGTGATATATTGGCTGAATTTAGAACAAGAGAGGTGAATCTATACCAACATCTGAGCTTTTTAAGTGATGAAAATGGAAAACTGTCTGAGGAACTTAATAAACATAAATTGATGGTCGAGAATGCAAATTCTGAAATTACAAAGCTGAATGCTGAAATTGAACAGGAGAGAACAAGGTATGCTAATACAAAAGAGAAGCTTAGCTTGGCTGTGACAAAAGGAAAGGCGTTAGTTCAGCAGCGTGATGCTTTGAAGCAGTCACTGTCTGAGAAAGCTAGTGAACTGGAGAGGTACCAAATTGAGTTGAAAGAAAAGTCTAATAGTCTTGAAGCTGCGGAACAAACCAAGGATTTACTGGGGAGAAGTGAAAATTTAGCTGCTTCACTGCAGGAAGCTCTCATTCAAAAGGAGATGATACTTCAAAAATGTGAAGAAATATTGTCCAAGGCCATTGGAAGTGAGCAATTTCAGTCAACAGATACAGTTCAGAAAGTCAAGTGGCTTGCAGATGAGATGAATGCATTGAATGAAACATCTTTGCAACTCCAAAGAGTGGCAGCTTCCTTGTCATTATTTGATTTACCCCAGTCTGTACAATCGAATGGACCTGATGCACAGGTTGCTTGGCTCCTGGAATCATTTCATCTGTCTAAAGAAGAACTAAGAATATTGCATGAGCAGATGAGAGAAGCAAAAGAGGCTGCAAATAATGAGATTGGTCAGCTTACTGTTGCTCTTGTGGTAGAAGCACAGCATAAAAGCTATCTGCAAGAGGAATTGGAGGATTTAAACCATAAATATGCAGTGCTTGCCCAGAAAGAGCAGCAGGCTTCAATGGATAAGGATAGAATCATCAGTATGCTGCTAGAAGCTTCTAAGATCAATTCACATGATCAAGAATTGGTGTATCAAAGCCAATCTGACATGACTCTACTCATTAAGAAATGTATcgaaaatataaaagaagaaagtAGTGCCTCTCTTGAATCCCATAAGCATCAATTCGAGTCCTTTGAACAGATCCAGAGTAATTTGTACATTAGGGATCTGGAATTGAGGCTATATGGTCAAGCACTTGCAGAAGAGATGTCGGATAAAGCAGATTTCAATAGATTGTCACACCATTCAGTCAAGGTTACTGAGGAACTTTGTGCTTTAAAGGAAGAAAAGGAATCCCTGGAGAAGAGTCTTGAACAATATGCGGACAAAGTTTCCTTACTTAGGGAAAAGTTGTCTATGGCAGTTAAAAAAGGCAAGGGGCTTGTCCAAGAACGAGAAAAACTGAAAGGAGCATTGGATGAGAAGAGTGCTGAAATAGAGAAGCTGAAGTCAGATTTTCATCTGCAAGAATCTCTATCTAATGACCACAGGTTGCAGATTGATAAGCTCTCAGCTGAGATGGACCGTATCCCTCAACTGGAGGCTGATCTTGTTTCCATGAAGGATCAAAGGGATCAACTAGAGCAGTTCTTAGAGGAAAGGAATAACATGCTTCAAAAGGTCATTGAGTCACTTGATGGTATTGTTCTTCCAGCTGATTTGGGTTTTCAAGATCACATAGAAAAGGTCAAATGGATTTCAGGATACTTAAGGGAAAGCCAAACTGCAAAGATGGAGGTCGAGCAGGAGTTGGGGCGAGTAAAAGATGAAGCCAGTTCTTTAGCCAACCAATTGTTGGAGGTCCAGAAAACCATTAAATCCCTAGAAGATGCATCATCTGCTGCGAATAACAACATCTCGCAACTCCTGGAGGACAAGAAAGAGCTAGAAGCTGCTATGGGGTTACTTCAAAAAGAACTAGAGAAAGCAATGGAAGAAGCTTCTGCTAAAGCTGTTGAGTTTGAGAATGTGTTTGCTGATAGAAAATCCATTGAGGATGCTTTGTTCCTGGCAGAGAAGAATGCTTTAGTACTgaagaatgagaaagaagaaGCTTTGCATGGTAAAGATGCTGCTGAGTCTGAGCTACAGAAAATCAAAGAGGAATTCTCTTTCCACACCAACAAACTAAAGATGGCGGATGAAACTATACAATCCCTTGAGGACGCACTAGTTCTGGCAGAAAAAAATGTATCTCTGCTTACGGAGGATAATAAAAGGGTGCAAGTTGGTAGAGCTGATCTAGAGAACGAAATAAACAAGCTCAAAGGGGACACTGATATCCAGAACAGTAAGCTAAGTGATGCTTCCATGACTGTAAAGTCACTAGAAGATGCTTTGTTGAATTCAGAACACAAAATATCCAATCTTGTTAAGGAAAAGAAGAATGCAGAAGAGGAAAATGTAGTTCTGACTTCAAAGTTAGACGCCTGCATGCAAGAATTGGCTGGATCACAGGGCAGCATAGAAACTAAAGTTCTTGTGCTCTCTACTCATCTTAGCCGTCTTCAGTTACTTCTAAGAGATGAGGTTTTGTTTTCCTCTGTCCGAAAAACTTTTGAGGAAAAGTTCGAGAGCCTAAAAGACATGGATCTTCTTCTTAAAGAAATCTGGGATTCTCTTTCTGAAGTATATCCCGAAGTGCTACCAGATTCTCCTACCAAG GATGACTCATCTTTCTCAATACCTTCAGTATCTGTTTTTAATGATGCTCTAAACGAGGAAGTAGCCAACGGTGAACCAAGTGCAACTGATGGTGACAATATCACATTTCATATTGGGAAAATTGTGGATGGATTCCAATTGAGAAACAAGATTCTTGCTGAGAACATTGGAAGTTACTCTAGATTGATGGATGATTTGATCAAAGCCATACTTAAAAAACTAGAGTTGACAAAAAGCAAAACTCTACCCTTGATTGAACTGACAGAATCTCTTAAGCAAAACGTCAGCAATGCAGAAGTTGGTAGGCTAGCGCAGGAAAATACTATACAATTGTTGGAAAGGGATCTTAAAGTTCTACTTTCTGCTTTTAAGGATGCAACTAATGAACTGGCTTTAACTCAAAATAGATTGTCTGAACTTGGATTCCACTTTGACCTGGAAAAGTTGAAGGAAACCTCACCTGAACAATTAGCAAAATTTGGTGAAGATGCTATAGTACATCATCAATTGGAGTTTGATAGCAGCCAGTCCGCAAGGACTGCTGAGAAGCAATTGACGGCTAGACAGAACCACCATCTTGTTGAACAGTTCAAACCTGCGGTGAATGCAATGGTTGGTACTATTAAGGATTTGCAGGTTAAATTGGAAGAAAGCAATAATACTTGTGTGAAAGTCTTGGAAGAAAAGGAAATCCTCCAAGAGAGGATCTCCGTTCTGAAGACTAATCTAGAAGAATTGAATGATCTTTGCAATGAGATGAAGCTTAAATTAGAGGATTATCAGGCAAAAGAGGATAGTATCAAGGAGAAAGAAGCTGAACTTTTGTCTCTCAATGCTAGAAATTCACTGAATTTTCAAG AGGCTGAAGACTTAACCCTCTCAGCATCTCATAAAAGATCTCTTTTCGATAAACTAAATGGAATTGAAACACTTGTGGGGACTGATCTGGGAGATGCAGAGGCTTATGATTCACCTGATGTCAGGAAGCTCTTTTATGTAGTTGATACTTTCCCAGGATTGCAGCTCCAGATGAGTTTATTGTCTCGCGAGAAAAAAGAATTACAGTCAGGCGTTGATAAACAGGTgctgcaaattgagcatttgaagGAGGAAATTGAAGCGCATATTAGAGATGAGGAGGACTATGAAAAAATGAAGAATGAGTTGTTAGAATTCACAATTGGTTTAGAAAATATTATACAGAAGCTGGGGAGCAATAATTTGGTTGATCTCCAGAAAGAGACTCAGGTGACAGGGTTTCTACCAGTGCTTGACAAGCTGGTTGTTTCCAAAGTCTTGGAATCTGAAAATTTGAAAGCCAAAACAGAGGAACTGCTTGCTGACTTGCATGGTACCCAAAAGGTTGTTGAGGACTTGTCAAGTAAGGTTAAGTCACTTGAAAGTTCTAATCAACTTAAGGTTGCACCTCTTGAAATCAACCAGGAAAGAGGCATCTTCGAAGCGGCTTCCTTGCCTACTCAGTCAGAGATATCTGAAGTTCAAGATGTG GTACCACTTAGTAAGAATTTAGCCTCTTCTTCAGTTACATCAGCTGCTCATGTACGAACTTTGCGGAAGGGATCTGCAGATCAACTTGCAATAAATATAGGTTCTGAATCGGAACGGTTGATAAATGACGAGGAAGCTGACCAAGAAAAAG GTCATGCATTCAAGTCTCTCAATACATCAGGTCTTATTCCAGGGCAAGGGAAGAAGTTTGCTGACAGAATTGATGGAATTTG GGTATCTTCCAGTCGAGCTCTGATGAGTCATCCAAGGGGCAGGCTAAGTCTCATTGCTTATTGTTTGTTCCTGCATATTTGGTTATTGGGCTCCATTTTTTGA
- the LOC107847414 gene encoding trans-Golgi network-localized SYP41-interacting protein 1 isoform X2 — MSEKQVRDGSTSDENVGVSPAALNPVQIRLILIPYLHVLCVDVANLNGGVSVAAAVYEENDTKDARMTEDGGREDMFVDCPDVIEGPETPRYVEESNNAQDTQLEGLSNGAPDLDLKAEVEHLRKMLNDSATEKDRIAREAEEERAASMFELTRLNNQFKDLVDTRSLPNNDDGELVENLHHSEAVVKDLASGASLHEVVTDVSKSLKEVLDDRVQAESRIRELNDMIHMKNQEIDALNSKISEFSMARDVALSHLNSEQENSAHLSVVQLEKEHHMTEIANDILASLASMVPQEEFSDDSVTGKMYHIKNRISFLVEKYNVFLFKVDQLRCSLIEVAPDHNMQDEMGVLVVARDILAEFRTREVNLYQHLSFLSDENGKLSEELNKHKLMVENANSEITKLNAEIEQERTRYANTKEKLSLAVTKGKALVQQRDALKQSLSEKASELERYQIELKEKSNSLEAAEQTKDLLGRSENLAASLQEALIQKEMILQKCEEILSKAIGSEQFQSTDTVQKVKWLADEMNALNETSLQLQRVAASLSLFDLPQSVQSNGPDAQVAWLLESFHLSKEELRILHEQMREAKEAANNEIGQLTVALVVEAQHKSYLQEELEDLNHKYAVLAQKEQQASMDKDRIISMLLEASKINSHDQELVYQSQSDMTLLIKKCIENIKEESSASLESHKHQFESFEQIQSNLYIRDLELRLYGQALAEEMSDKADFNRLSHHSVKVTEELCALKEEKESLEKSLEQYADKVSLLREKLSMAVKKGKGLVQEREKLKGALDEKSAEIEKLKSDFHLQESLSNDHRLQIDKLSAEMDRIPQLEADLVSMKDQRDQLEQFLEERNNMLQKVIESLDGIVLPADLGFQDHIEKVKWISGYLRESQTAKMEVEQELGRVKDEASSLANQLLEVQKTIKSLEDASSAANNNISQLLEDKKELEAAMGLLQKELEKAMEEASAKAVEFENVFADRKSIEDALFLAEKNALVLKNEKEEALHGKDAAESELQKIKEEFSFHTNKLKMADETIQSLEDALVLAEKNVSLLTEDNKRVQVGRADLENEINKLKGDTDIQNSKLSDASMTVKSLEDALLNSEHKISNLVKEKKNAEEENVVLTSKLDACMQELAGSQGSIETKVLVLSTHLSRLQLLLRDEVLFSSVRKTFEEKFESLKDMDLLLKEIWDSLSEVYPEVLPDSPTKDDSSFSIPSVSVFNDALNEEVANGEPSATDGDNITFHIGKIVDGFQLRNKILAENIGSYSRLMDDLIKAILKKLELTKSKTLPLIELTESLKQNVSNAEVGRLAQENTIQLLERDLKVLLSAFKDATNELALTQNRLSELGFHFDLEKLKETSPEQLAKFGEDAIVHHQLEFDSSQSARTAEKQLTARQNHHLVEQFKPAVNAMVGTIKDLQVKLEESNNTCVKVLEEKEILQERISVLKTNLEELNDLCNEMKLKLEDYQAKEDSIKEKEAELLSLNARNSLNFQEAEDLTLSASHKRSLFDKLNGIETLVGTDLGDAEAYDSPDVRKLFYVVDTFPGLQLQMSLLSREKKELQSGVDKQVLQIEHLKEEIEAHIRDEEDYEKMKNELLEFTIGLENIIQKLGSNNLVDLQKETQVTGFLPVLDKLVVSKVLESENLKAKTEELLADLHGTQKVVEDLSSKVKSLESSNQLKVAPLEINQERGIFEAASLPTQSEISEVQDVVPLSKNLASSSVTSAAHVRTLRKGSADQLAINIGSESERLINDEEADQEKGHAFKSLNTSGLIPGQGKKFADRIDGIWVSSSRALMSHPRGRLSLIAYCLFLHIWLLGSIF; from the exons ATGTCAGAAAAGCAGGTCAGAGATGGTTCCACATCTGATGAAAATGTTGGGGTTTCACCAGCTGCTCTTAATCCGGTGCAAATTCGCCTAATATTGATTCCGTATCTTCATGTTTTATGT GTGGATGTTGCGAATCTAAATGGTGGGGTTTCAGTTGCTGCAGCAGTGTATGAAGAGAATGATACAAAAGATGCAAGAATGACAGAAGATGGGGGAAGGGAGGACATGTTTGTTGATTGCCCTGATGTCATAGAAGGTCCTGAAACTCCGCGGTATGTAGAAGAGAGCAATAATGCACAGGATACCCAACTGGAAGGATTGAGCAACGGAGCACCTGATCTGGACTTGAAAGCTGAGGTAGAACACTTACGCAAAATGCTAAATGACAGTGCTACTGAAAAAGATCGTATTGCTCGAGAAGCTGAG GAAGAAAGAGCAGCATCTATGTTTGAACTCACTCGCCTAAACAATCAATTCAAGGATCTGGTTGATACTCGATCACTGCCAAATAACGATGATGGTGAGTTAGTTGAGAATCTTCACCATAGTGAAGCAGTAGTCAAGGATTTGGCCTCTGGTGCCTCATTGCATGAGGtggtaacagatgtctccaagtCTCTTAAAGAAGTTCTGGATGACCGTGTTCAGGCTGAGAGCAGAATCAGAGAACTTAATGACATGATACATATgaagaatcaagaaattgatgccCTCAACTCAAAGATATCCGAGTTTTCAATGGCCCGGGATGTTGCTCTTTCTCATTTAAATTCAGAACAAGAAAATTCTGCTCACTTGTCTGTGGTTCAACTTGAGAAGGAGCATCATATGACAGAGATTGCTAATGACATCTTAGCTTCGCTTGCTTCAATGGTTCCTCAAGAAGAATTCTCTGATGATTCTGTTACAGGAAAAATGTATCATATCAAGAATAGGATCTCATTCTTAGTTGAGAAGTATAACGTTTTCCTTTTCAAAGTTGACCAACTTAGATGTAGCTTAATTGAAGTTGCACCAGACCACAATATGCAGGATGAAATGGGGGTATTGGTGGTTGCACGTGATATATTGGCTGAATTTAGAACAAGAGAGGTGAATCTATACCAACATCTGAGCTTTTTAAGTGATGAAAATGGAAAACTGTCTGAGGAACTTAATAAACATAAATTGATGGTCGAGAATGCAAATTCTGAAATTACAAAGCTGAATGCTGAAATTGAACAGGAGAGAACAAGGTATGCTAATACAAAAGAGAAGCTTAGCTTGGCTGTGACAAAAGGAAAGGCGTTAGTTCAGCAGCGTGATGCTTTGAAGCAGTCACTGTCTGAGAAAGCTAGTGAACTGGAGAGGTACCAAATTGAGTTGAAAGAAAAGTCTAATAGTCTTGAAGCTGCGGAACAAACCAAGGATTTACTGGGGAGAAGTGAAAATTTAGCTGCTTCACTGCAGGAAGCTCTCATTCAAAAGGAGATGATACTTCAAAAATGTGAAGAAATATTGTCCAAGGCCATTGGAAGTGAGCAATTTCAGTCAACAGATACAGTTCAGAAAGTCAAGTGGCTTGCAGATGAGATGAATGCATTGAATGAAACATCTTTGCAACTCCAAAGAGTGGCAGCTTCCTTGTCATTATTTGATTTACCCCAGTCTGTACAATCGAATGGACCTGATGCACAGGTTGCTTGGCTCCTGGAATCATTTCATCTGTCTAAAGAAGAACTAAGAATATTGCATGAGCAGATGAGAGAAGCAAAAGAGGCTGCAAATAATGAGATTGGTCAGCTTACTGTTGCTCTTGTGGTAGAAGCACAGCATAAAAGCTATCTGCAAGAGGAATTGGAGGATTTAAACCATAAATATGCAGTGCTTGCCCAGAAAGAGCAGCAGGCTTCAATGGATAAGGATAGAATCATCAGTATGCTGCTAGAAGCTTCTAAGATCAATTCACATGATCAAGAATTGGTGTATCAAAGCCAATCTGACATGACTCTACTCATTAAGAAATGTATcgaaaatataaaagaagaaagtAGTGCCTCTCTTGAATCCCATAAGCATCAATTCGAGTCCTTTGAACAGATCCAGAGTAATTTGTACATTAGGGATCTGGAATTGAGGCTATATGGTCAAGCACTTGCAGAAGAGATGTCGGATAAAGCAGATTTCAATAGATTGTCACACCATTCAGTCAAGGTTACTGAGGAACTTTGTGCTTTAAAGGAAGAAAAGGAATCCCTGGAGAAGAGTCTTGAACAATATGCGGACAAAGTTTCCTTACTTAGGGAAAAGTTGTCTATGGCAGTTAAAAAAGGCAAGGGGCTTGTCCAAGAACGAGAAAAACTGAAAGGAGCATTGGATGAGAAGAGTGCTGAAATAGAGAAGCTGAAGTCAGATTTTCATCTGCAAGAATCTCTATCTAATGACCACAGGTTGCAGATTGATAAGCTCTCAGCTGAGATGGACCGTATCCCTCAACTGGAGGCTGATCTTGTTTCCATGAAGGATCAAAGGGATCAACTAGAGCAGTTCTTAGAGGAAAGGAATAACATGCTTCAAAAGGTCATTGAGTCACTTGATGGTATTGTTCTTCCAGCTGATTTGGGTTTTCAAGATCACATAGAAAAGGTCAAATGGATTTCAGGATACTTAAGGGAAAGCCAAACTGCAAAGATGGAGGTCGAGCAGGAGTTGGGGCGAGTAAAAGATGAAGCCAGTTCTTTAGCCAACCAATTGTTGGAGGTCCAGAAAACCATTAAATCCCTAGAAGATGCATCATCTGCTGCGAATAACAACATCTCGCAACTCCTGGAGGACAAGAAAGAGCTAGAAGCTGCTATGGGGTTACTTCAAAAAGAACTAGAGAAAGCAATGGAAGAAGCTTCTGCTAAAGCTGTTGAGTTTGAGAATGTGTTTGCTGATAGAAAATCCATTGAGGATGCTTTGTTCCTGGCAGAGAAGAATGCTTTAGTACTgaagaatgagaaagaagaaGCTTTGCATGGTAAAGATGCTGCTGAGTCTGAGCTACAGAAAATCAAAGAGGAATTCTCTTTCCACACCAACAAACTAAAGATGGCGGATGAAACTATACAATCCCTTGAGGACGCACTAGTTCTGGCAGAAAAAAATGTATCTCTGCTTACGGAGGATAATAAAAGGGTGCAAGTTGGTAGAGCTGATCTAGAGAACGAAATAAACAAGCTCAAAGGGGACACTGATATCCAGAACAGTAAGCTAAGTGATGCTTCCATGACTGTAAAGTCACTAGAAGATGCTTTGTTGAATTCAGAACACAAAATATCCAATCTTGTTAAGGAAAAGAAGAATGCAGAAGAGGAAAATGTAGTTCTGACTTCAAAGTTAGACGCCTGCATGCAAGAATTGGCTGGATCACAGGGCAGCATAGAAACTAAAGTTCTTGTGCTCTCTACTCATCTTAGCCGTCTTCAGTTACTTCTAAGAGATGAGGTTTTGTTTTCCTCTGTCCGAAAAACTTTTGAGGAAAAGTTCGAGAGCCTAAAAGACATGGATCTTCTTCTTAAAGAAATCTGGGATTCTCTTTCTGAAGTATATCCCGAAGTGCTACCAGATTCTCCTACCAAG GATGACTCATCTTTCTCAATACCTTCAGTATCTGTTTTTAATGATGCTCTAAACGAGGAAGTAGCCAACGGTGAACCAAGTGCAACTGATGGTGACAATATCACATTTCATATTGGGAAAATTGTGGATGGATTCCAATTGAGAAACAAGATTCTTGCTGAGAACATTGGAAGTTACTCTAGATTGATGGATGATTTGATCAAAGCCATACTTAAAAAACTAGAGTTGACAAAAAGCAAAACTCTACCCTTGATTGAACTGACAGAATCTCTTAAGCAAAACGTCAGCAATGCAGAAGTTGGTAGGCTAGCGCAGGAAAATACTATACAATTGTTGGAAAGGGATCTTAAAGTTCTACTTTCTGCTTTTAAGGATGCAACTAATGAACTGGCTTTAACTCAAAATAGATTGTCTGAACTTGGATTCCACTTTGACCTGGAAAAGTTGAAGGAAACCTCACCTGAACAATTAGCAAAATTTGGTGAAGATGCTATAGTACATCATCAATTGGAGTTTGATAGCAGCCAGTCCGCAAGGACTGCTGAGAAGCAATTGACGGCTAGACAGAACCACCATCTTGTTGAACAGTTCAAACCTGCGGTGAATGCAATGGTTGGTACTATTAAGGATTTGCAGGTTAAATTGGAAGAAAGCAATAATACTTGTGTGAAAGTCTTGGAAGAAAAGGAAATCCTCCAAGAGAGGATCTCCGTTCTGAAGACTAATCTAGAAGAATTGAATGATCTTTGCAATGAGATGAAGCTTAAATTAGAGGATTATCAGGCAAAAGAGGATAGTATCAAGGAGAAAGAAGCTGAACTTTTGTCTCTCAATGCTAGAAATTCACTGAATTTTCAAG AGGCTGAAGACTTAACCCTCTCAGCATCTCATAAAAGATCTCTTTTCGATAAACTAAATGGAATTGAAACACTTGTGGGGACTGATCTGGGAGATGCAGAGGCTTATGATTCACCTGATGTCAGGAAGCTCTTTTATGTAGTTGATACTTTCCCAGGATTGCAGCTCCAGATGAGTTTATTGTCTCGCGAGAAAAAAGAATTACAGTCAGGCGTTGATAAACAGGTgctgcaaattgagcatttgaagGAGGAAATTGAAGCGCATATTAGAGATGAGGAGGACTATGAAAAAATGAAGAATGAGTTGTTAGAATTCACAATTGGTTTAGAAAATATTATACAGAAGCTGGGGAGCAATAATTTGGTTGATCTCCAGAAAGAGACTCAGGTGACAGGGTTTCTACCAGTGCTTGACAAGCTGGTTGTTTCCAAAGTCTTGGAATCTGAAAATTTGAAAGCCAAAACAGAGGAACTGCTTGCTGACTTGCATGGTACCCAAAAGGTTGTTGAGGACTTGTCAAGTAAGGTTAAGTCACTTGAAAGTTCTAATCAACTTAAGGTTGCACCTCTTGAAATCAACCAGGAAAGAGGCATCTTCGAAGCGGCTTCCTTGCCTACTCAGTCAGAGATATCTGAAGTTCAAGATGTG GTACCACTTAGTAAGAATTTAGCCTCTTCTTCAGTTACATCAGCTGCTCATGTACGAACTTTGCGGAAGGGATCTGCAGATCAACTTGCAATAAATATAGGTTCTGAATCGGAACGGTTGATAAATGACGAGGAAGCTGACCAAGAAAAAG GTCATGCATTCAAGTCTCTCAATACATCAGGTCTTATTCCAGGGCAAGGGAAGAAGTTTGCTGACAGAATTGATGGAATTTG GGTATCTTCCAGTCGAGCTCTGATGAGTCATCCAAGGGGCAGGCTAAGTCTCATTGCTTATTGTTTGTTCCTGCATATTTGGTTATTGGGCTCCATTTTTTGA